One stretch of Melospiza melodia melodia isolate bMelMel2 unplaced genomic scaffold, bMelMel2.pri scaffold_70, whole genome shotgun sequence DNA includes these proteins:
- the LOC134413988 gene encoding olfactory receptor 14C36-like, translated as MSNSSSIRHFLLLALADMRQLQLLLFCLLLGISLAALLGNGLIISAVACSHHLHTPMFFFLLHLALSDLGSICTTVPKAMHNSLWDTSTISYSGCAAQLFLYVFFIGTEFSLLTVMCYDRYVSICKPLHYGTFLGSRACDHMAAAAWASAFLHALLHTANTFSLPLCHGNALDQFFCEIPQILKLSCSHSKPRELGFLVFSISLAFGCFVFIVFSYVQIFRAVLGIPSEQGRHKAFSTCLPHLTVVSLFVSTGTFAYLKPPSMSSQSLDLAVSVLYSVVPSALNPLIYSLRNQELKAAVWTLMTRWYQRQ; from the coding sequence atgtccaacagcagctccatcaggcacttcctcctgctggcattggcagacatgcggcagctgcagctcctgctcttctgcctcttgctgggcatctccctggctgccctcctgggcaacggcctcatcatcagcgccgtagcctgcagccaccacctgcacacacccatgttcttcttcctgctccacctggccctcagcgacctgggctccatctgcaccactgtccccaaagccatgcacaattccctctgggacaccagcaccatctcctactctGGATGCGCAGCACAGCTATTTCTGTATGTCTTCTTCATTGGaacagagttttctctcctgactgtcatgtgctacgaccgctatgtgtccatctgcaaacccctgcactacgggaccttcctgggcagcagagcttgtgaccacatggcagcagctgcctgggccagtgcctttctccatgctctgctgcacacggccaatacattttccctgcccctgtgccatggcaatgccttggatcagttcttctgtgaaatcccacagatcctcaagctctcctgctcacactccaagcCCAGGGAACTTGGGTTTCttgtgttttccatctctttagcttttggttgttttgtgttcattgttttttcctatgtgcagatcttcagggctgtgctggggatcccctctgagcagggacgccacaaagccttttccacctgcctccctcacctgactgtggtctccctgtttgtcagcactggcacatttgcctacttgaagcccccctccatgtcctctcaatccctggatctggcagtgtccgttctgtactcagtggtgccttcagccctgaaccccctcatctacagcctgaggaaccaggagctcaaggctgcagtgtggacactgatgactagaTGGTATCAGAGACAATAA